Proteins from a single region of Streptomyces glaucescens:
- a CDS encoding alkaline phosphatase D family protein, with protein MTSRSRSHTDPLPSSPRRRTVVKAAAAGAVLAAPLAAAVPARAAEAPAFLHGVASGDPLPDGILLWTRVTPTPEAVPGSGLGPDVEVNWTVALDKAFSTVVARGTVTATAASDHTVKADVRGLAPATDYWFRFSAAGTDSPAARTRTAPAADAAVANLRFGVVSCANWEAGHFAAYRHLAARGDLDAWLHLGDYIYEYGTGQYGTRGTVVRPHAPAHEILTLADYRTRHGRYKTDPDLQALHAAAPVVAIWDDHEIANDTWSGGAENHTEGAEGPWAARQAAAKQAYFEWMPVRPALAGTTYRRLRFGKLADLSLLDLRSFRSRQATVGSGEVDDPERTLTGRAQLDWLKAGLAASDTTWRLVGNSVMIAPFAVGSLSAELLKPLAKLLGLPSEGLAISTDQWDGYTDDRRELLAHLRANAIRNTVFLTGDIHMAWANDVPVNAGTYPLSASAATEFVVTSVTSDNLDDLVKVPEGTVSAVAAPVIRAANRHVHWVDTDRHGYGVLDLTAERAQMDYYVLSDRTRANATSSWARSYRTRSGTQKVERVHTPV; from the coding sequence GTGACCAGTCGAAGCAGATCCCACACCGATCCCCTCCCGTCCTCCCCGCGCCGCCGCACGGTCGTCAAGGCCGCCGCGGCCGGGGCCGTTCTCGCGGCCCCGCTGGCCGCCGCCGTGCCGGCGCGGGCCGCCGAGGCACCCGCCTTCCTGCACGGCGTCGCCTCCGGCGACCCGCTCCCGGACGGCATCCTGCTGTGGACCCGGGTGACCCCCACCCCTGAGGCCGTCCCCGGTTCCGGTCTCGGCCCCGACGTGGAGGTGAACTGGACCGTCGCGCTGGACAAGGCGTTCAGCACCGTCGTCGCCAGGGGCACGGTCACGGCGACCGCCGCCTCCGACCACACCGTCAAGGCCGACGTCCGCGGCCTCGCGCCCGCGACCGACTACTGGTTCCGCTTCTCGGCCGCCGGCACCGACTCCCCCGCCGCCCGCACCCGCACCGCCCCGGCCGCCGACGCGGCGGTGGCCAACCTCCGCTTCGGGGTGGTCTCGTGCGCCAACTGGGAGGCCGGGCACTTCGCGGCGTACCGCCACCTCGCGGCCCGCGGCGACCTGGACGCCTGGCTGCACCTCGGCGACTACATATACGAGTACGGCACGGGCCAGTACGGCACGCGCGGGACCGTCGTACGGCCGCACGCCCCGGCCCACGAGATCCTGACCCTCGCCGACTACCGGACGCGGCACGGGCGGTACAAGACGGACCCCGACCTCCAGGCCCTGCACGCCGCGGCCCCGGTCGTCGCCATCTGGGACGACCACGAGATCGCCAACGACACCTGGTCCGGCGGCGCCGAGAACCACACCGAGGGCGCGGAGGGTCCCTGGGCCGCGCGCCAGGCCGCGGCGAAGCAGGCGTACTTCGAGTGGATGCCGGTCCGCCCGGCGCTCGCCGGCACCACCTACCGCCGGCTGCGCTTCGGCAAGCTGGCCGACCTGTCCCTGCTCGATCTGCGCTCCTTCCGCTCGCGGCAGGCGACCGTCGGCAGCGGCGAGGTCGACGACCCGGAGCGCACGCTCACCGGCCGCGCCCAGCTGGACTGGCTGAAGGCGGGGCTGGCCGCCTCGGACACCACCTGGCGGCTGGTCGGCAACTCCGTGATGATCGCGCCGTTCGCCGTCGGCTCGCTCTCGGCGGAGCTGCTGAAGCCGCTGGCGAAGCTGCTGGGCCTGCCGAGCGAGGGTCTCGCGATCAGCACCGACCAGTGGGACGGCTACACCGACGACCGCCGGGAGCTGCTGGCCCATCTGCGCGCCAACGCCATCCGCAACACGGTGTTCCTGACCGGTGACATCCACATGGCCTGGGCCAACGACGTGCCGGTGAACGCCGGGACGTATCCGCTGTCGGCCTCGGCCGCCACGGAGTTCGTGGTCACCTCGGTCACCTCCGACAACCTGGACGACCTGGTGAAGGTCCCGGAGGGCACGGTCAGCGCGGTCGCGGCCCCGGTCATCCGCGCCGCCAACCGGCACGTGCACTGGGTCGACACCGACCGGCACGGCTACGGCGTCCTGGACCTCACCGCCGAGCGGGCGCAGATGGACTACTACGTGCTGTCCGACCGCACCCGGGCGAACGCGACCTCGTCGTGGGCGCGCTCCTACCGGACCCGCAGCGGGACGCAGAAGGTCGAGCGCGTCCACACCCCCGTGTGA
- a CDS encoding ABC transporter ATP-binding protein gives MCAVRGLTKTYPATRARRGAPGTPEVRATDDVRLDVRRGEIFGLLGPNGAGKSTLVRQLTGLMRPDSGSVEILGHDIVRHPERAARILAYLGQESTALDELTVSLAAETTGRLRGLDVRRARAERDAVLDELGLAPIAGRPLKKLSGGQRRLACFAAALVGERPLLVLDEPTTAMDPVARRAVWSAVDRRRAERGTTVVLVTHNVIEAETVLDRVAVLDRGRVIACDTPAGLKEQVAGEVRVDLVWRERAPLDVPAVAALRDRAEESGRRWTLRLAPEEARAVVSTVTGGAAFAALDDFTLTTPSLEDVYMALGGAARQGLVKA, from the coding sequence GTGTGCGCGGTGCGCGGGCTGACCAAGACGTACCCCGCGACCCGGGCGCGGCGCGGTGCCCCCGGGACCCCCGAGGTGCGCGCCACCGACGACGTACGGCTCGACGTGCGGCGCGGGGAGATCTTCGGGCTGCTCGGGCCGAACGGGGCCGGCAAGTCCACCCTCGTCCGCCAGCTCACCGGGCTGATGAGGCCCGACAGCGGCAGCGTCGAGATCCTCGGCCACGACATCGTGCGCCACCCCGAGCGCGCCGCGCGCATCCTCGCCTACCTCGGCCAGGAGTCCACCGCCCTCGACGAGCTGACCGTCTCGCTCGCCGCCGAGACCACCGGGCGGCTGCGCGGCCTGGACGTACGGCGGGCGCGGGCCGAGCGGGACGCCGTGCTCGACGAACTCGGCCTCGCCCCGATCGCCGGGCGGCCGCTGAAGAAGCTCTCCGGCGGGCAGCGGCGGCTGGCCTGCTTCGCCGCCGCGCTGGTCGGCGAGCGGCCGCTGCTGGTGCTCGACGAACCGACCACCGCGATGGACCCGGTCGCGCGGCGGGCCGTGTGGTCCGCCGTCGACCGGAGGCGCGCCGAGCGGGGCACCACGGTGGTGCTGGTCACCCACAACGTCATCGAGGCGGAGACCGTCCTCGACCGGGTCGCCGTGCTCGACCGGGGCCGGGTGATCGCCTGCGACACGCCCGCCGGGCTCAAGGAGCAGGTGGCCGGCGAGGTGCGGGTCGACCTGGTGTGGCGGGAGCGGGCGCCGCTGGACGTGCCGGCGGTGGCTGCGCTGCGGGACCGGGCGGAGGAGTCCGGGCGGCGCTGGACGCTGCGGCTCGCGCCCGAGGAGGCCCGCGCGGTCGTCTCCACCGTCACCGGCGGGGCCGCCTTCGCCGCGCTGGACGACTTCACCCTGACCACGCCGAGCCTGGAGGACGTGTACATGGCGCTCGGCGGCGCGGCGCGGCAGGGACTGGTGAAGGCATGA
- a CDS encoding DsbA family protein, which yields MSKRNSQTAKTAARERLRQERERQAKREKTRRQLIVAGSMVAVLAIAGGIGYAVVQGSKPSGWEAAAEAKVVAPANTSGKDGTEILIGDSKTDNVVHLYEDPRCPACASFEQTIGETVNKGMEDGDYKLSFTLGTFLDGNLTGEGSKNALSALGAALDVSPDAFLDYKAALYSAKYHPAETTDEFAEDEYLLKVANTVDALKNNKKFQDAVEKGTYDAWAMRMSDTFDDTKDVKSTPTIKINGKVIENPRTVADWEKALKDAGVTK from the coding sequence ATGAGCAAGCGGAACAGCCAGACGGCGAAGACGGCGGCCCGGGAGCGGCTGCGCCAGGAGCGCGAGCGCCAGGCCAAGCGTGAGAAGACCAGGCGGCAGCTGATCGTGGCCGGTTCGATGGTCGCGGTCCTCGCGATAGCCGGCGGCATCGGCTACGCCGTCGTCCAGGGCAGCAAGCCGTCCGGCTGGGAGGCGGCGGCCGAGGCGAAGGTCGTCGCCCCGGCCAACACCTCCGGCAAGGACGGCACCGAGATCCTCATCGGCGACTCCAAGACCGACAACGTGGTGCACCTCTACGAGGACCCGCGCTGCCCGGCCTGCGCGTCCTTCGAGCAGACGATCGGCGAGACCGTCAACAAGGGCATGGAGGACGGCGACTACAAGCTGTCCTTCACCCTCGGCACCTTCCTCGACGGCAACCTCACCGGCGAGGGGTCCAAGAACGCGCTGAGCGCGCTCGGCGCCGCGCTGGACGTGAGCCCCGACGCGTTCCTCGACTACAAGGCGGCGCTGTACTCGGCGAAGTACCACCCCGCGGAGACGACCGACGAGTTCGCCGAGGACGAGTACCTGCTCAAGGTGGCGAACACGGTCGACGCCCTGAAGAACAACAAGAAGTTCCAGGACGCGGTCGAGAAGGGCACCTACGACGCCTGGGCGATGCGGATGAGCGACACCTTCGACGACACGAAGGACGTCAAGTCCACCCCCACCATCAAGATCAACGGCAAGGTCATCGAGAACCCGCGCACCGTGGCCGACTGGGAGAAGGCCCTGAAGGACGCGGGCGTCACCAAGTAG
- a CDS encoding ABC transporter permease: MSVVPAEVLPGSALAADRAGRPAAELAPAARLWPSLCAVYRAQLSRARVARIPLLFVATFQSVGIMIMMRGVVDGGSEAQSVVAGASVVVVAFVALNLLAQYFGQLRATGGLDHYATLPVPPAAVVLGAAGAYASFTVPGTFVTAVAGCLLFGLPLTHLWILLAVIPLAGAALAGLGAVCGLLAPRPELATLLGQLGMSAALLLGVLPPERMPEIIRLARDLLPSTYGVEAYARTFSADPDWAVVAADLAVCAGVGVISLAAATWAYRRAAVR; this comes from the coding sequence GTGAGTGTCGTACCCGCAGAGGTTCTGCCGGGCAGCGCCCTGGCCGCGGACCGGGCCGGGCGCCCCGCCGCCGAGCTGGCACCGGCCGCCCGGCTGTGGCCCTCGCTGTGCGCCGTGTACCGGGCGCAGCTGTCGCGGGCGCGGGTGGCGCGGATCCCGCTGCTGTTCGTGGCGACGTTCCAGTCCGTCGGCATCATGATCATGATGCGGGGTGTCGTCGACGGCGGCAGCGAGGCGCAGTCCGTCGTGGCCGGCGCCTCGGTCGTCGTCGTCGCGTTCGTCGCCCTGAACCTGCTCGCCCAGTACTTCGGGCAGCTGCGGGCCACCGGCGGGCTCGACCACTACGCCACGCTGCCCGTGCCGCCCGCGGCGGTCGTGCTCGGGGCGGCCGGGGCGTACGCCTCCTTCACCGTGCCCGGGACCTTCGTCACCGCCGTCGCCGGCTGCCTGCTGTTCGGGCTGCCCCTCACCCACCTGTGGATCCTGCTCGCGGTCATCCCCCTCGCGGGCGCGGCGCTCGCCGGGCTCGGAGCCGTGTGCGGGCTGCTCGCGCCCCGGCCCGAGCTGGCCACGCTGCTCGGGCAGCTCGGCATGTCCGCGGCACTGCTGCTCGGCGTGCTGCCGCCGGAACGCATGCCGGAGATCATCCGGCTCGCGCGGGACCTGCTGCCGTCCACCTACGGCGTGGAGGCCTACGCCCGGACCTTCTCCGCCGACCCGGACTGGGCGGTGGTCGCGGCCGACCTCGCGGTGTGCGCCGGGGTCGGCGTGATCTCGCTGGCCGCGGCCACCTGGGCGTACCGGCGGGCCGCCGTCCGGTGA
- a CDS encoding DUF2252 domain-containing protein: protein MSFPQLSDERRGEEILAVLDTAFGELLAADPAAFRVKFRKMAASAFAFYRGTASLFYHDLDADHAHRDGGTIPGGPYLDERTSRVWIHGDLHAENFGTYMDSTGRLIFNVNDFDEAYVGPFTWDLQRFSASIALIGYAKALSDEQITELVTVYAGAYRERIRALSTGAKSDEVPPFTLDTAEGPLLDALRDARSLTRFGLLDSMTEIRDFERRFAPGGGSIELDAATRYKVLAAFDGYLETLPETSLARPDSYRVKDVVGRRGIGIGSAGLPSYNILLEGHSDALENDVVIYVKQAQTPAVSRHITDPGIREYFLHEGHRTVISQRALQAHADPWLGWTELDGAGQLVAEVSPYAVDLDWSDLDDPEEIAAVVADLGRATASMHSAADDQSGESLVPFSTERAIDAAIAADEEGFAPLLVDFAHAYGARARADHQIFLDLFRNGRIPGL from the coding sequence ATGTCGTTTCCGCAGCTCAGCGACGAGCGACGCGGCGAGGAGATCCTCGCCGTCCTCGACACCGCCTTCGGCGAGCTCCTGGCCGCGGACCCGGCCGCGTTCCGGGTGAAGTTCCGGAAGATGGCCGCCTCGGCGTTCGCGTTCTACCGGGGCACCGCCAGCCTCTTCTACCACGACCTCGACGCGGACCACGCCCACCGCGACGGCGGGACGATACCCGGCGGGCCCTACCTCGACGAGCGGACCTCCCGGGTGTGGATCCACGGCGATCTGCACGCCGAGAACTTCGGCACGTACATGGACTCCACCGGCCGGCTGATCTTCAACGTGAACGACTTCGACGAGGCCTACGTGGGTCCCTTCACCTGGGACCTGCAGCGCTTCTCCGCCTCGATCGCGCTGATCGGGTACGCGAAGGCGCTCAGCGACGAGCAGATCACCGAGCTGGTGACGGTGTACGCGGGCGCGTACCGCGAGCGGATCCGCGCCCTCTCGACCGGCGCCAAGAGCGACGAGGTGCCGCCGTTCACCCTGGACACCGCCGAGGGGCCGCTGCTGGACGCGCTGCGCGACGCCCGCTCGCTGACCCGGTTCGGGCTGCTGGACTCGATGACGGAGATCCGCGACTTCGAGCGCCGCTTCGCGCCCGGCGGCGGTTCCATCGAGCTGGACGCGGCCACCCGGTACAAGGTGCTGGCCGCGTTCGACGGCTATCTGGAGACCCTGCCGGAGACCTCCCTGGCCCGTCCGGACTCCTACCGCGTGAAGGACGTCGTGGGACGCCGCGGCATCGGCATCGGGTCGGCGGGCCTGCCGTCCTACAACATCCTGCTGGAGGGCCACAGCGACGCGCTGGAGAACGATGTCGTGATCTACGTCAAGCAGGCCCAGACGCCGGCCGTCTCGCGGCACATCACCGACCCGGGGATCCGGGAGTACTTCCTGCACGAGGGCCACCGCACGGTGATCTCCCAGCGCGCCCTCCAGGCCCACGCCGACCCGTGGCTGGGCTGGACCGAGCTGGACGGCGCCGGCCAGCTCGTCGCCGAGGTCTCGCCGTACGCGGTCGACCTGGACTGGAGCGACCTGGACGACCCGGAGGAGATCGCCGCCGTCGTCGCCGACCTGGGCCGGGCCACGGCGTCGATGCACTCGGCGGCGGACGACCAGTCCGGCGAGTCGCTGGTGCCGTTCTCCACCGAACGGGCGATCGACGCGGCCATCGCGGCCGACGAGGAGGGCTTCGCCCCGCTCCTGGTGGACTTCGCGCACGCCTACGGGGCACGTGCGCGTGCCGACCACCAGATCTTCCTCGACCTGTTCCGCAACGGCCGGATCCCCGGCCTGTAG
- a CDS encoding NYN domain-containing protein, with amino-acid sequence MDRCIVLVDAGYLLGAAASLLAGEPSRSRITVDHHALIQGLRERAESDTQQPLLRIYWFDGAPDRVPQPEHRRLRVMPRVTVRLGALTRSDGRWAQKGVDAAMHAELTELARNRACSDVVLVTGDGDLLPGMMAAKEHGVAVHLWAVQAADGDYNQSEDLVAEADERRVLDRAWITKAVRAREVGGVCAPPPAPRPEIAAILSAPLPESALGAPERTGEQSPRPAPAAAPNGAAERVPAPKGVPTPKDLAALRAHGSQPAAPHPPTATLRWSSDKGWVDRPGIASEPPEAVAMPTLAQLTTAEQRWADREEDITTVGGDPYEVGQVFARRWISRLGDQGHLQRLSGMYPRIPHRIDGELLRYAARFGLLAHKDDQIDEHDRYAIRAGFWREVDARTGTERTPVGE; translated from the coding sequence GTGGACCGCTGCATCGTCCTGGTGGACGCCGGGTATCTGCTGGGGGCCGCGGCCAGCCTCCTCGCCGGAGAGCCCTCCCGGTCCCGGATCACCGTCGACCACCACGCCCTCATCCAAGGGCTGAGGGAACGCGCCGAATCGGACACCCAGCAGCCGCTGCTGCGCATCTACTGGTTCGACGGCGCCCCCGACCGCGTCCCGCAGCCCGAGCACCGCAGGCTGCGCGTGATGCCCCGGGTCACCGTCCGGCTCGGCGCGCTGACCCGCAGCGACGGCCGCTGGGCGCAGAAGGGCGTGGACGCCGCGATGCACGCCGAACTGACCGAACTGGCCCGCAACCGGGCCTGTTCCGACGTGGTCCTGGTGACCGGGGACGGCGATCTGCTGCCCGGCATGATGGCCGCCAAGGAGCACGGGGTCGCCGTCCACCTGTGGGCCGTGCAGGCCGCCGACGGCGACTACAACCAGTCCGAGGACCTGGTCGCCGAGGCCGACGAGCGGCGCGTCCTCGACCGCGCGTGGATCACCAAGGCCGTGCGCGCCAGGGAGGTGGGCGGTGTCTGCGCGCCGCCGCCCGCGCCGCGCCCGGAGATCGCCGCGATCCTGTCCGCGCCGCTGCCCGAGTCCGCGCTCGGCGCGCCGGAGCGCACCGGCGAGCAGTCCCCGCGCCCGGCGCCGGCCGCCGCGCCGAACGGGGCGGCGGAGCGGGTGCCGGCGCCGAAGGGCGTGCCGACCCCCAAGGACCTGGCCGCGCTGCGGGCGCACGGCAGCCAGCCGGCCGCCCCGCATCCCCCCACCGCCACCCTGCGCTGGTCCTCCGACAAGGGCTGGGTGGACCGTCCGGGCATCGCCTCCGAGCCGCCCGAGGCCGTCGCCATGCCGACCCTCGCCCAGCTCACCACCGCCGAGCAGCGGTGGGCCGACCGGGAGGAGGACATCACCACGGTCGGCGGTGACCCGTACGAGGTGGGGCAGGTCTTCGCCCGGCGCTGGATCTCCCGCCTCGGCGACCAGGGGCATCTGCAGCGGCTGTCGGGGATGTATCCGCGGATCCCGCACCGCATCGACGGGGAGCTGCTGCGCTACGCCGCCCGCTTCGGGCTGCTGGCCCACAAGGACGACCAGATCGACGAGCACGACCGGTACGCGATCCGCGCGGGCTTCTGGCGCGAGGTGGACGCCCGCACCGGGACCGAACGCACGCCGGTGGGGGAGTAG
- the dnaE gene encoding DNA polymerase III subunit alpha produces the protein MSKPPFTHLHVHTQYSLLDGAARLKDMFNACNEMGMTHIAMSDHGNLHGAYDFFHSAKKAGVTPIIGIEAYVAPESRRNKRKILWGQPHQKRDDVSGSGGYTHKTMWAVNKTGLHNLFRLSSDAYAEGWLQKWPRMDKETIAKWSEGIVASTGCPSGEIQTRLRLGHFDEALKAAADYQDIFGKDRYFLELMDHGIEIERRVRDGLLEIARKLGIPPLVTNDSHYTYAHEAGAHDALLCIQTGKNLSDPDRFKFDGTGYYLKSTDEMYAIDSSDAWQEGCANTRLIAEMVDTTGMFEKRDLMPKFDIPEGYTEVSWFREETMRGMHRRFPDGIPDDRMKQVEYEMDTIISMGFPGYFLVVADFIMWAKKQGIAVGPGRGSAAGSIVAYALGITDLDPIPHGLIFERFLNPERISMPDVDIDFDERRRVEVIRYVTEKYGADKVAMIGTYGTIKAKNAIKDSARVLGYPYAMGDRITKAMPPDVLGKGIPLSGITDPQHPRYSEAGEVRAMYENEPDVKKVIDTARGVEGLVRQMGVHAAGVIMSSETITEHVPVWVRHTDGVTITQWDYPSCESLGLLKMDFLGLRNLTIMDDAVKMVKANKGIDIDLLSLPLDDPTTFELLQRGDTLGVFQFDGGPMRSLLRMMKPDNFEDISAVSALYRPGPMGMNSHINYALRKNGQQEITPIHPELEAPLKEVLDVTYGLIVYQEQVQKAAQIIAGYSLGEADILRRVMGKKKPEELEKNFVIFQAGARKNGYSDEAIQALWDVLVPFAGYAFNKAHSAAYGLVSYWTAYLKANHPAEYMAALLTSVKDDKDKSAVYLNECRRMGIKVLPPNVNESESNFAAQGDDVILFGLSAVRNVGTNVVESIIKCRKAKGKYTSFPDYLDKVDAVVCNKRTTESLIKAGAFDSMGHTRKGLMAQYEPMIDNVVAVKRKEAEGQFDLFGGMGEENSSEPGFGLDVEFSTDEWDKTYLLAQEREMLGLYVSDHPLFGLEHVLSDKADAGIAQLTGGEHADGAVVTIGGIISGLQRKMTKQGNAWAIATVEDLAGSIECMFFPATYQLVSTQLVEDAVVFVKGRLDKREDVPRLVAMELMVPDLSNAGTNAPVVLTIPAVKVTPPLVSRLGEVLSHHKGDSEVRIRLQGPTKTTVLRLDRHRVKPDPALFGDLKVLLGPSCLAG, from the coding sequence GTGTCGAAGCCGCCGTTCACGCACCTGCACGTCCACACCCAGTACTCGCTGCTGGACGGTGCCGCGCGGCTGAAGGACATGTTCAACGCCTGCAACGAGATGGGCATGACGCACATCGCCATGTCCGACCACGGCAACCTCCACGGGGCGTACGACTTCTTCCACTCCGCGAAGAAGGCCGGGGTCACCCCGATCATCGGGATCGAGGCGTACGTCGCCCCCGAGTCCCGGCGGAACAAGCGCAAGATCCTCTGGGGCCAGCCGCACCAGAAGCGGGACGACGTCTCCGGTTCCGGTGGTTACACCCACAAGACGATGTGGGCGGTGAACAAGACCGGCCTGCACAACCTCTTCCGGCTCTCCTCCGACGCCTACGCCGAGGGCTGGCTGCAGAAGTGGCCCCGGATGGACAAGGAGACCATCGCGAAGTGGTCCGAGGGCATCGTCGCCTCCACCGGCTGCCCCTCCGGCGAGATCCAGACCCGGCTGCGCCTCGGCCACTTCGACGAGGCCCTGAAGGCCGCCGCCGACTACCAGGACATCTTCGGCAAGGACCGCTACTTCCTGGAGCTGATGGACCACGGCATCGAGATCGAGCGCCGGGTCCGCGACGGCCTGCTGGAGATCGCCCGGAAGCTCGGCATCCCGCCGCTGGTCACCAACGACTCGCACTACACGTACGCGCACGAGGCGGGCGCCCACGACGCGCTGCTGTGCATCCAGACCGGCAAGAACCTCTCCGACCCGGACCGCTTCAAGTTCGACGGCACCGGCTACTACCTGAAGTCCACGGACGAGATGTACGCCATCGACTCCTCGGACGCCTGGCAGGAGGGCTGCGCCAACACGCGCCTGATCGCCGAGATGGTCGACACCACCGGCATGTTCGAGAAGCGCGACCTGATGCCGAAGTTCGACATCCCGGAGGGCTACACCGAGGTCAGCTGGTTCCGCGAGGAGACCATGCGCGGCATGCACCGCCGGTTCCCGGACGGCATCCCGGACGACCGCATGAAGCAGGTCGAGTACGAGATGGACACGATCATCTCGATGGGCTTCCCGGGCTACTTCCTCGTGGTCGCCGACTTCATCATGTGGGCCAAGAAGCAGGGCATCGCGGTCGGCCCCGGCCGTGGCTCCGCGGCCGGCTCGATCGTCGCCTACGCCCTCGGCATCACCGACCTCGACCCGATCCCGCACGGCCTGATCTTCGAGCGGTTCCTGAACCCCGAGCGCATCTCGATGCCCGACGTCGACATCGACTTCGACGAGCGCAGGCGCGTCGAGGTGATCAGGTACGTGACGGAGAAGTACGGCGCCGACAAGGTCGCCATGATCGGCACCTACGGCACGATCAAGGCCAAGAACGCGATCAAGGACTCCGCGCGCGTGCTGGGCTACCCGTACGCGATGGGCGACCGGATCACCAAGGCCATGCCGCCGGACGTCCTCGGCAAGGGCATCCCGCTCTCCGGCATCACCGACCCCCAGCACCCCCGCTACTCGGAGGCGGGCGAGGTCCGGGCGATGTACGAGAACGAGCCGGACGTGAAGAAGGTCATCGACACCGCGCGGGGTGTGGAGGGGCTGGTCCGGCAGATGGGCGTGCACGCCGCCGGCGTGATCATGTCCAGCGAGACCATCACCGAGCACGTCCCGGTCTGGGTGCGGCACACCGACGGCGTGACCATCACACAGTGGGACTACCCGAGCTGTGAGTCGCTCGGCCTGCTGAAGATGGACTTCCTGGGCCTGCGCAACCTCACGATCATGGACGACGCCGTCAAGATGGTGAAGGCGAACAAGGGGATCGACATCGATCTCCTCAGCCTCCCGCTCGACGACCCGACGACCTTCGAGCTGCTCCAGCGCGGCGACACCCTCGGCGTCTTCCAGTTCGACGGCGGCCCCATGCGCTCCCTGCTGCGCATGATGAAGCCCGACAACTTCGAGGACATCTCCGCCGTCTCGGCCCTGTACCGGCCGGGCCCGATGGGCATGAACTCGCACATCAACTACGCCCTGCGCAAGAACGGCCAGCAGGAGATCACCCCGATCCACCCGGAGCTGGAGGCCCCGCTCAAGGAGGTCCTGGACGTCACCTACGGCCTGATCGTCTACCAGGAGCAGGTGCAGAAGGCCGCCCAGATCATCGCCGGCTACTCGCTCGGCGAGGCCGACATCCTCCGGCGCGTCATGGGCAAGAAGAAGCCGGAGGAGCTGGAGAAGAACTTCGTCATCTTCCAGGCCGGCGCCCGCAAGAACGGCTACAGCGACGAGGCGATCCAGGCGCTGTGGGACGTGCTGGTCCCCTTCGCCGGCTACGCCTTCAACAAGGCGCACTCCGCCGCGTACGGCCTGGTCTCCTACTGGACCGCGTACCTGAAGGCGAACCACCCCGCCGAGTACATGGCGGCGCTGCTGACCTCGGTGAAGGACGACAAGGACAAGTCGGCCGTCTACCTCAACGAGTGCCGCCGCATGGGCATCAAGGTGCTCCCGCCCAACGTGAACGAGTCGGAGTCCAACTTCGCCGCCCAGGGCGACGACGTGATCCTCTTCGGCCTGTCCGCTGTGCGCAACGTCGGCACCAACGTGGTGGAGTCGATCATCAAGTGCCGCAAGGCCAAGGGGAAGTACACCTCCTTCCCCGACTACCTGGACAAGGTCGACGCGGTGGTCTGCAACAAGCGGACCACGGAATCGCTGATCAAGGCCGGCGCCTTCGACTCCATGGGCCACACCCGCAAGGGCCTGATGGCGCAGTACGAGCCGATGATCGACAACGTGGTCGCGGTCAAGCGCAAGGAGGCGGAGGGCCAGTTCGACCTCTTCGGCGGGATGGGCGAGGAGAACAGCAGCGAGCCCGGCTTCGGGCTCGACGTGGAGTTCTCCACCGACGAGTGGGACAAGACCTACCTGCTCGCCCAGGAACGCGAGATGCTCGGCCTGTACGTCTCCGACCACCCGCTCTTCGGCCTGGAGCACGTGCTGTCCGACAAGGCCGACGCGGGCATCGCCCAGCTCACCGGCGGTGAGCACGCGGACGGCGCGGTCGTCACCATCGGCGGCATCATCTCCGGACTCCAGCGCAAGATGACCAAGCAGGGCAACGCCTGGGCCATCGCCACCGTGGAGGACCTGGCGGGCTCCATCGAGTGCATGTTCTTCCCCGCCACCTACCAGCTCGTCTCGACCCAACTGGTCGAGGACGCCGTGGTGTTCGTCAAGGGCCGCCTCGACAAGCGGGAGGACGTGCCGCGGCTGGTCGCGATGGAGCTGATGGTCCCCGACCTGTCCAACGCGGGCACCAACGCCCCCGTCGTCCTCACCATCCCCGCCGTCAAGGTCACCCCGCCCCTGGTCAGCCGCCTCGGCGAGGTCCTCAGCCACCACAAGGGCGACAGCGAGGTGCGGATCCGGCTCCAGGGCCCGACCAAGACGACCGTGCTGCGCCTCGACCGGCACCGGGTGAAGCCCGACCCGGCCCTCTTCGGCGACCTGAAGGTCCTGCTCGGCCCGTCCTGCCTGGCGGGCTAG